One window of the Klebsiella sp. WP3-W18-ESBL-02 genome contains the following:
- the hypF gene encoding carbamoyltransferase HypF, whose amino-acid sequence MRANGVQIRICGKVQGVGFRPFVWQLAQQRGCLGDVCNDGAGVLLRLYGDEVDFIAALYQHCPPLARIDSTQVEPFAWPTLPSEFTIRQSGAGAMSTQIVPDAATCPACLAEMNDPQQRRYRYPFINCTHCGPRFTIINAMPYDRPFTVMAAFPLCPQCAAEYRNPYDRRFHAQPVACAECGPWLTWHSGDQREQKEAALTAAIALLKAGGIVAVKGIGGFHLACDATNGEAVARLRERKRRPAKPLAVMLANADALPMDARSLLQTPAAPIVLVDKARVAQLCEAIAPALAEVGVMLPANPLQHLLIQGADRPLVMTSGNLSGKPPALSNAQALADLADIADGFLLHNRDIVQRMDDSVVRQSGEMLRRSRGFVPDALPLPPGFRDVPPMLCLGADMKNTFCLVRGDQAVVSQHFGDLTDDGVESQWRQALGLMQAIYDFTPQAVVADAHDGYRSSHWAEHSPLPVQRVLHHHAHIAACLAEHDWPLDGGEVIAMALDGIGMGENGALWGGECLRVSYRECEHLGGLPPVALPGGDLAAKQPWRNLLAQCLAFVPDWLSFSETRTLQQQNWPLLKQAMARGINSPQASSCGRLFDAVACALGCAPQTLSYEGEAACRLEALAAVCDGIRHPVTMPVRERYLDLASFWETWLRWQATPAQKAWAFHDTLAQGIAELMRHHARQAGVSTLAFGGGVLHNALLRARLMHYLHDFTLLFPKRLPAGDGAISYGQAVIAAARHLI is encoded by the coding sequence ATGCGTGCAAACGGTGTGCAGATCCGCATTTGCGGAAAAGTACAGGGCGTGGGCTTCCGGCCCTTTGTGTGGCAGCTGGCGCAGCAGCGCGGCTGCCTGGGCGATGTCTGTAATGACGGCGCGGGCGTACTGCTGCGCCTGTACGGCGATGAAGTCGATTTTATCGCCGCGCTGTACCAGCACTGTCCGCCGCTTGCACGCATCGACAGTACCCAGGTCGAGCCCTTTGCGTGGCCGACCTTACCCAGCGAATTTACTATCCGTCAGAGCGGCGCGGGGGCGATGAGCACGCAAATCGTGCCGGATGCCGCAACCTGTCCAGCCTGTCTGGCGGAAATGAACGACCCGCAGCAGCGGCGCTACCGCTATCCGTTTATTAACTGCACCCACTGCGGGCCGCGCTTTACCATTATCAACGCCATGCCATATGACCGACCTTTCACGGTGATGGCGGCGTTTCCGCTTTGCCCGCAGTGCGCGGCGGAGTATCGCAACCCTTACGATCGGCGCTTTCACGCCCAGCCGGTGGCCTGCGCGGAATGCGGGCCTTGGCTGACGTGGCACAGCGGCGACCAGCGCGAGCAGAAAGAGGCCGCGCTGACCGCCGCCATCGCGCTGCTGAAGGCCGGCGGCATCGTGGCGGTAAAGGGCATTGGCGGTTTTCATCTGGCCTGTGATGCCACAAACGGCGAGGCCGTAGCCCGACTGCGCGAACGAAAACGTCGCCCGGCGAAACCGCTGGCGGTGATGCTAGCAAACGCCGATGCGCTGCCGATGGATGCCCGCTCGCTGCTGCAAACGCCCGCCGCGCCGATTGTGCTGGTCGATAAAGCCCGCGTGGCGCAGCTTTGCGAGGCCATTGCGCCAGCGCTTGCCGAGGTGGGGGTGATGCTGCCCGCCAACCCACTTCAGCACCTGCTGATACAGGGCGCGGATCGCCCGCTGGTGATGACCTCCGGCAATCTGAGCGGCAAACCACCGGCGCTGAGTAACGCGCAGGCGCTGGCGGATCTGGCGGACATTGCCGACGGTTTTCTGCTGCACAACCGCGATATCGTGCAGCGTATGGATGACTCCGTGGTGCGTCAGAGCGGCGAAATGCTGCGCCGTTCACGTGGCTTTGTGCCGGACGCGCTGCCGCTGCCGCCGGGCTTTCGCGACGTGCCGCCCATGCTGTGTCTTGGCGCAGACATGAAAAATACTTTCTGCCTGGTGCGCGGTGACCAGGCGGTGGTGAGCCAGCACTTTGGCGATCTGACCGACGACGGCGTAGAAAGCCAGTGGCGGCAGGCGCTGGGCCTGATGCAGGCCATCTATGATTTTACGCCGCAGGCGGTTGTGGCTGACGCGCATGATGGCTACCGCTCGTCACACTGGGCCGAACACAGCCCGCTACCGGTACAGCGCGTGTTGCATCATCACGCGCATATTGCCGCCTGCCTGGCGGAGCACGACTGGCCGCTTGACGGCGGAGAAGTGATTGCGATGGCGCTCGATGGCATCGGCATGGGGGAAAACGGCGCGCTGTGGGGCGGCGAGTGCCTGCGCGTGAGCTACCGGGAATGCGAACATCTCGGCGGTCTGCCGCCGGTAGCGCTGCCGGGGGGCGATCTGGCGGCGAAGCAGCCGTGGCGTAACCTGCTGGCTCAATGCCTGGCGTTTGTGCCTGACTGGTTGTCTTTCAGCGAAACCCGGACTTTACAGCAACAAAACTGGCCGCTGCTGAAGCAGGCTATGGCGCGCGGGATCAATAGCCCGCAGGCCTCTTCCTGTGGCCGACTGTTTGACGCCGTGGCCTGCGCGCTGGGCTGTGCGCCGCAGACGCTGAGCTATGAAGGCGAAGCAGCATGCCGGCTTGAAGCGCTGGCCGCGGTCTGTGACGGCATTCGCCACCCGGTCACGATGCCGGTACGCGAGCGCTATCTCGATCTTGCGTCGTTCTGGGAAACCTGGCTGCGCTGGCAGGCGACGCCTGCACAAAAAGCGTGGGCGTTTCACGACACGCTGGCGCAGGGCATCGCCGAGCTGATGCGCCATCACGCGCGGCAGGCAGGCGTCTCCACCCTGGCCTTCGGCGGCGGCGTGCTGCACAACGCGCTGCTGCGTGCGCGGCTGATGCACTATTTACACGATTTCACTTTGCTTTTTCCGAAGCGGTTACCCGCCGGGGACGGAGCAATTTCATACGGACAGGCCGTGATTGCGGCGGCTCGTCATCTGATTTAA